GTTCATATGTAAGTCCTGCAGCACCTTTATCCAACGTCCAtgggtatttgtttttaaaatgatctgTGTTGAGTTTCTGAAGACACTcgtacattctgtcacattctaCCGAATCCACCTTCGATGATTCCCCTTGCTTAAATGCCTCTGCAACTTTCTGTCGGAGAACACTTCCCAGATCTCTACCAGCTTTACTGGAATCTAATGGCCACTGTTCACACAGTTTTAGAAATTTCTTGTATCGTGCTGCTGTCATGTTAAAACTCAAATATAGttctggaaaaaaaacaaaaaaaacgtgtaagtcataattattatgtatcGAATGGATAGCTGTCAGAATAAAAGTGAATGAATGATCAGAGATGTCAaatgaatacttttttttaaaattaattttaattttgacatatggaaATTTTAATTTGGCTTTACATTACAGCAAAAATCATTATGCAACAAGTTAAGAAATTGGCTACTAGGGAACATTTTGATCAATATCGCATTGTGATTCGCTACCCAAGTTTAACATCCAAAATTTTTATAACTTGGATTTCAAACTGATTGGCTAGTGTTGCCAGGGATTTatctaggattttttgttaGGGTGCCAGGTCTGATGGgattgtgaaaattaacacttaaGTAAATCATACCTGGGATATTTCTTCAGGCGATGAAATGATTCAGTACACTATTGttgaattaatttattcattattggaacagacaaataaatatattgggAATATTTAgcagagaatttttttttttttttttggaaggaagtaaatgttttatttaaagacacactcaacacattttattttcggttatatggcatcagacatggttaaggaccacacagatattgaaactctaggaaacccgctgtcgccacttcatcccgggctactcttttcgattagcagcaaggtatcttttatatgcaccatcccacagacagggtagtacataccacagcctttgttacaccagatgtgaagcactggctggaacgagaaatatcccaatgggtccaacgtctgggatcaatcctagaccaaccgcgcatcaagcgaatgctttaccactgggctatgtcaagCTCCTCTTTCTTTAGGTGGgggcctacatgtatatttggaCCTACAATACCCTTGGATAAATCCCTGGTAGCTGTTCAGTTTTTACTGATTTAAAATGGTCTCTAGTTAGATGTatactattttaaatattaacacaatATTCCCAATTTCGAAGTGCTAACCCTTGTTTTGACCTCTGAAAATTCAAgatatttttagtaattttgacatgacTGGTTTCACAATATTTTGACTATTTCACCAACATTTCCAGCCAACACGAGCAGTTCATTATTTTCTGACGTGCCATCACGACTTTCTGTTACACTGTCAACATGTCTGTACAGATGGTTATTTCATCATGAGCACAGGAGTCGTGCAAAACTTTAGGTAACTTTTCATGCAAATTTTCCTATATTTCCCTATATTTTGACTTGTGCTCACAGTAAAATAACCATCTTTACTAAGATGCTGATAGAGAAACAGAAAGTCACAACCAGGGGAAAAAAATTCAGTATCGTGTTGTGGTTAACTATAGGCCtactaatttaaaacattaaggccaaaagaaggaaagttatagatttgcgtccgaacaattttaaaaacacatgaggcttttttttcttttttcattatttttattgatctattatttCCATAGTAGATTCAAGTCCAAATGAGGTCGACACATCAAGAGTTCGGCAATTTTCGTCAATGTTTGGAATATACTGCTTCCTGCTTGAGGATTCAATGCTCTACTGGGCTACACTTCAGAATTTATGACGGAGATGGCAGTTTTGGCGCGAAAGACCTTGTAGACATTACCACTATTGACGATTTGGAACTTGAATTTGTGTGATGATCATTAAGTGCcttttttgtgcaaataatgaaaatttCAGCAGTACCTTTCACGGCATGCGGGCAGTGGatgcaaatctataactttcattctcatgGCCTAAACAGTACttgctaattaattttcaatgtCAATTGACTAGTAATATTGCTatatcaagattttgaaaacaaaatgttccctgacaaGTCCAAAAATTATTAACTGCGAACATCAGATAGAAATGTTGGCAAAATAGCCAAAGTACTGTCACATAATTGTGAAACCCCATTCActgcaaaatattattattattattacttttactaaatgtttaaagctCCTACACTATGAAAAATCTGATGTGCCACTCGGCCCACTGGGGACCCTGGAGCTATCAAGTCTATTGACAACGTAATTAGTTGTATCAATGAATCGCTGTACGCAGTTGACCATGCAGTTTTCTGTCCTTGAATCCAATTTTTGTCCAGGTTTGTCCATGCAAAGTTCCCAACATCTTTCAGTCAAACCATGAACAAGCTGTTGAAATCGTTGTTTTTGAGTTTCTCCTTCTATGAATCTTTGCATTTGTGGATCCTGTAATGCTTCTGACATATCtatacttaaaaaataaattatgttttacctTTCCAAAAAAGAAATGGAACGATTGCACCAGAAAATAGACTGGGATTGATGAAACTAGTTCGTTTGTTTATGATGAAACCAgtctaaatatttgtgttttcttCTTTCATACGATCCACGTCATTTACAAACAAGTGCCaacataattttaatgttaaaattcaCTATTACACAAGGCATTATTTACAGAAACTCGAATTATTATACTAagaaatatagtttttaatatCCATAATTACTGCTGACATCAAGATATAGCGATTATGTAGCAATTAGGAACGTTTAGTTGAGTGGAGGAAATAACGAAAATAATGGCGGCGAATACGTTTGATCACAGTAGAACCTTGTTTATGAAAGAAGATGGCACTCCAATGACATTTCATATGAGACCATGCAGTGAACGAAAATACCTAAGACAATTAATAGAagtaaatagtttaattatgTTCCATAACTATGATTTGTTCATACCATTATTATGGGTGTACCAATTGCCCCGAGTACTTTGAAGCTAGATCATGGACATTTGTCATTTCAACACACTTGgacagttatacgctctcattacagtcactgtgagtcagagaccaagctatgtaatgttctttcaatgtattctagtcgtgtcgttaaacaggtaaccagtcaattcctaccatagtcatttcgtacccaattttaccaATTCGTACCTAAgtaagtcatttcgtacccaggtcatttcgtaccatagtaaATGATGGTTATTTCATACCATGTCTGTTTGGTCATTTTGTATcgtggtcatttcgtacctcaatcatttattgtgCAGCTTAGTAGAATGATAGATAGTAAAATGTCGAATTACtgatttagaaaataaacattaggctAATGCAACTGTATTGAAGCCCCACCCCTTAATAAAGACAGTGGGCTAAGGACGTATGCCTAtataggagaagccatgtgtttagggaagtgacgtcacgtatcagcatgcgcgcatctggtaggcagaagtctatcataatggccattagtaacaaagcgaactagcgtagcgtgaatagcaaagaatggccaaaacgtgcttaaattaccgcttgtagcacgggaacgctattctacatagctcctgtatggaggagatacatgtactctttccacccataaaatttgacgattgaccgagttcaaaactatagcaaacttccttttttttctttttcttttcacctgaataaatatttttagtccatgtatttttaaagcgtctggtccatatttcaagtaaagcattataaacgagcgcgcgcacacataaatcaaaataataaaataaaacaagtaagcctatattttttatttaaaactgtttaaaagaaatagtTGGCCTACACTTtattaaaggaaattatttcgGAAAGATTTCCGCCTGTTACcccattatattgatatatgtatAGAGGGAACCTCATCCTAACCCTAGAACTAACCCtgaccctaaaactaaccctaaccctgaccctaaaattaaccctaaccctaaaactaacaaTAAGGGGTAACAGTTGGATATTTTACCCTTGCGGATACcggatacatattaacacattgtattaaaatggaggaacctaaatttagtttccatacatgttccatgaccacacatacattgctacctctagctacagcgtccctttttaaatattagtacattagccttttaaaccggatacatctcaaatttacttggtccctcacctttgcggttccatcttcagaacattttgtagcattatttttttatatatatatatatatatatatatacataaaaattgccattaatattttaatcgccTAATCCCATGCAGGCCAGGACATAGTTTAATACGCAGTCGATTTAGGATTGACTATGGTGGTcctatagggctatttctcattccagccagtgctctacaactggtgtaacaaaggcttcactatttattatcctgtctgtgggctgatacatataaaagatcccttattgttaatcggaaagagtaatccattgtgtgacagcagcaggtttcctccctaatattatctgtgtgatccctaaacatgtccgactctatatatccgtaattaaaatgacgagtgcattgttaaataaaagattccttcctttcaaatctaaaacagtgtcagttacctttgacaagaggcacagtttcaaaggctatcactttcaacctgattaataaaccagttaaaacaacaaattactgtaaatggtaacaaagacacacattaacacaatgcaaatatcatttgatcattggtttataatgataatagaaaaagaaaataataaatatgtgttgtctattgtttctcgatataattttattgattttataaagtgtttttattagaaaatagagatcgtggtaaaaaaagattaaatccaagtgttatcaatgtcatcatcacatactgaacagccccaataatattgcatatggtagtttggaaagtcagtgaaaaaAGTTCTGGTATCCCTCTTATGcacagaaacatgagatactgtagaaaagaatcgctgaatctgataccagtgttctccttagcatctcttaattcaccctaaaactTAAACGCCCTTAATTCATCATGAAAGGCCCATTTTTTATCCAAGAGTTGCCGGTTCtctttttgtccataaacagggatcactgatacctagaaaaaaatatgaaaattggtaaatttctatgatatacaagtatgaaagttttatattgtgtacatattaGTACTAGTAACTATAGCATTTTTTGACTATCATGTAAGCCCAAGATGTTGGTCAAGgacatatatattgaatattattgaaatatttgaatacacataaatgtatttgtgaagacatattgacatctgtcactgatgacaataatacttataaatacaatcagctccctttttctttctttatttgctgcaaacaaattcagataacttatataataaatgcatgtaacataatttatgttttaataaaatatggtggctatcgccaacttgtggatcaatatccagttttattattattattattatttatttatttttaatcccaaacaaatgatttaatacatctgatatcccaccctgaaatgtttaaataccttttattttattattaaaaaatcaacttacacattacaaatacacctgtggatcacttcttcaataaaaaaagtaaaacattataattaataaatggaaatatttcagaaccattttcataagaaacaatatatatatgcttgattgtgcgcgcacacacacacacacacacacagctccctgttatttaattaaaaatataaatactccagccacctacatattttatggcataatacaatataaaatatattcagatttttgttttacccactatactggatctgtcaatacaaacaaaaagttacataaaacgtttgtcgattgactgggtaggcctactgttcacagggtatctttgtttccatgtcagtttggtgggggcttttattattattattttttattttattatcttttcaattttcatttcaataaatactgacgtgtattagtattacgaatgaataacaaacaacaaaccttgtataaaatgacgatctccgttgtgggatgggcaaagttgattgttgtcagctttaactgttcaacgtttcgcttccactgtatttgatgaaactaatttcataatccttGTTAGATGCACAGTGACTTGTGCATCTAACAACAGcgtatgaaattaccatgacaaaataccattcatcaaaactagtctacactgatttaattgacggaaaaacattcgattgttcattactactaatgccagTATTGTCAGTAGGTTTCTTGCCTACCAGCGCTCACGCGGTACCACatgatcaaaacatgtgacgtcaccgtATCTTCTCCTATtagatgtggggggggggggggggggggggggtcgtatcATGAAATGATCATCAGTGACATgggttaaaggaatgctaaataaagcaaggcttttggactggtgtgcatattcagcgatacataatacacattattgcttaatatcaacaagtataatcgtatagttaattaaaaaaacggttaaatgttatatataatgggcgcagccattttgtaccatcccagtgaatacgccctctggcgagctggtggttacgtaatacctaacatgtcacgtcaggaattagtcttcgaactgaagaaacaaaacatacctaatttttgcggatgcatcgcaatgttctgtaataatatctatcccagtaacacagcaacatgtatatgtggtttattttttcaatacaaaataaaccaccattgtcaaagtgttgaaataactgtattatattttgtatataaattaacccacatactgaaataatagtcggagtgttttcttgcttaattggtctttttttccgtggcctgtacctgtggttcttgattggcaggtgtatatttagacggtccctagacactgtgtctagacacactaaaaagacatacctcttttattaagatcacagggtattgtgtgataacctcaaatcataatcgactttaccagctttaatactgtaagtaattctgtaaaacccttgattaagtagactttccccgtctaaaatcataaaactgaccaattacgtagtcccagagaaaagaaaattatcactttggtatcatgagtggtcgtttttgcttgaacgtatcctaccaataggcctaataatatgcattttttctttggattttttaaaagaaaaaaatactataactccatttcgttatattgatgcaaattgaaatataattagttaaatagtttattatactatcaagtcatttatgttgttttacaagtcaggttgatgaaagcgaagcgccttgtcgtaaattagagcatttgtttacactgcataatagagaagttggacctgagctgacgtcacttcgccccaagctataccaccggacgtcacaaaaacgaaacaaaatggctgcccccagttagcaggaataatcacgtttttttattaattctaaaattacgcgtttttcatttgttaaagtgtcagtatgtgttggtggtccgggtatgcatctttccaacacataaggctcttgttggagtttagtctacctttaattGTCAGTTcgtcttaaaaataaactatcacCTTCATgtggcaatatacatgtatatgttcagAAAAGTGAATTCAATAGGGTTAATGGCCACTGAAACACATTTCGTCGTTAATTTACTTCTCttattcattattcataaaCCTTTATTCATTTAAACATTTGCTCACTTTACAAGGTATGCATACCATGACAAAAATACCGAGTATGAAATGACTGTAGTACAAAATGACCAAAGTACTATGATacaaaatgactatggtacggaATAACCATAAACTATGGcacgaaatggatggtacgaaaTTACCAGAATCATTACAAGTTATGAACGATGATATGCTCAATATAAAACAACAGCTATTATGCTGctatattaatcatttattactttgttttatttgtatgtccatttaaaggtagagtaaactcaaacaagagatttatgtgttggaaagatgcatacccggatcactaacacatactgacactttaataaataaaaaacgcgtaattttagagttaataaaaaaaaacattattattgggggcagccattttgtttaattttttgtgacgtccggtggtatagcttggggcgaagtgatgtcagctctgtccatctgctctatgcacagtgtaaacaaaccttctaatttatgacaaggcgctttgctttcatcaacctgacttgtaaaataacataaatgacttgatagtataataaactatttaactaaatatatttaaatttgcatcaatagaacgaaatggagttatagtatttttctttaaaaaaaaaatccaaagaaaacaaatgcatattattaggcctattggtaatttggtatgctacgttcgagaaaaaatgaccactcacgatacccaagtgataattttcttttcgttggaactacgtaattggtcagttttgttgggaaagtctacttaatcaaaggttttacagaattacttacagtaatataGCAGGAAGGCTGATtgattacgattagaggggtgtacggttaacacacaataccctgtgatcttaataaaagaggcacgtctttttggtatgtctagacacagtgtctggggatcgtctaaatatacacctgccaatcaggaaccacaggtgcAGGCTatggaaagaaaaaaccaattaactaagaaaacactcccaattattatttcagtacgtgggttaatttatgtacaaaccataatacagttatttcaacactttgacaatggtggtttattttgtattaaacataaatatataattgttgctggcttactgggatgactattattacagaatattgtgatgcatccgcaaaaatcaggtatgttttgtttcttcagttcgaagactaattcatgacgtgacacgttaggtattacgtaaccaccagctcgccagagggcgtattcactgggatgatacaaaatggctgcgcccgttatgtataatagccgtcacattttaccgttttattaattaactatacgattatacttgttgatattaccgtaagcaataatgtgcattatatatcgttgaatatgcataccaggtcaaatgccttgattgtctcTTCCTTTAAGGGAGATAGAAATAATAGCAGCTAGTTAGACGTCGGGGTAATGCAGACCGTCATCCACAGGTGGTTGCAGAAAACATGCGTTGTTTACAttattcaaaatttaataaagacaGGTGACACATTTTAAAGGGAAAAACCTTTTGCctgtctttgttgttgtttgatttgttttttttcttttttttctttttattattatttatttttaaattgttgtattgttgttttcaCAGTAAATTTAATTAACCACCAGTGTTGGagctttattaaataataagccTACAGAATAATATGTTCTTTATTGGGTGTCACCAAAAATTGCAGTTTATTCAGGTTTGATTACATTcatgttgtgttgtttgttttcttgtgttttATGAACGAACaaagaaaatacataaaatGAGGTGCCATAGTTTTCTTGTGTTTTATGAatgaacaaagaaaataaatgaaatgaggTTCCATTATAGCCAATTTCTGGAGCCTCCACTggtcatacatatatacactgatGCACGTTGCACATGAACCTGGTTTTGGTGTTAAACTTATTGCAAAGCTATACCATAAGATAAACTCTTTAATATAATGTCCTACTTACAATGCAGTGTTTGAGGACATATTTATCAAGTTGGTTTTTGCGAGACCATGTATCAGTTTTTAACGTACGATAGTACTTAATAAGTAAACAATATTTTGCCAACACctaaagatatacatgtactagtattttgTTCTGCTACCTTGGTATATTAAGTCACCACAGATTGTgggtacatgtagttatatttaAAAGATATTACTCAtgctgtttattttttttttagcatggaGGTGGAATTATGACTAGTAAAGCAAGAGAAGATTGCATTAGGTGAGATGAGTGTTACTAATAAAGTATCCTTAGTATACGTGCATGTGTGTCTATTGAAAGATATCTTTGGTGGTTTTAAGCAATATGATTACTGCCCTAAATCATTCCAATAGCATatgtacagtttgtttttgtttaatgacaccactccaaggattgattttcttgagattTATGCCAGGAACTATTactctctaactaaccactgtTCTGgggtgcgggatgtagcccagtggtaaagctctcgcttgatgagcagttggtttaggattgatccccgtcggtggccccattgggctatttctcgttccagccattgctccacaactggtgtaataaaggccgtggtatgcactatcttgtttgtgggatgatgcatataaaagatccctttcggctaattgaaaagagtagcccatgaagtggcgacagtttctctatatctgtgtggtccttaaccatatgtctgacactataaccataaataaaatgtgtttagtgtgtcgttaaataaaatatttccttccttcccactgTTCTGGAAAGATATTCCATCTTTAATGTGAAACTTAAAAAACACCTTTCATTGAGTTTTCAGTTGtctgtgggggtttttttggttgtaATAATAGTATGATTTTGTATTGTCATCTCTTCTTTACAGACTTGCAGAGAAAGGAAGTACAGTGACATCAGAAAACTACATTTCTAGTAAATACATCACTGAATGTGTCAAGGAGAACAGGATACTGGACAAGACAAAATTCAGGCATGTAACTTTTTCAATCcttattttcattcatatttcaGGTTTTGGTCCACATTAGTCAGCATTGACTTGGCCTAACCTGCATTAAAGCTCTGACCGTCACTTCCTCGTGTATTGTAATAAGCTCGGAACTTAACGAGGGAAACgccatcgttgagatataaattgccgtaggtaaaGAGCATCActgagtttaacaactcaagacttctctctcactagccactaacaaattaactactaacccactgtcctggactgtagacagcccaaatagctgaggcgtgtgcccaggacagcatgcttgaacccttaattggatatgagcacggaaataagtataaacaaacaaagaaacggGCTGAACCCTGAAGTTGATAATTGTCTCAGTTTGTTTCTTATTCTTtggttaatataataaataatatctgAATTTCTGTACTATTTAAAAACCAAATTAAACAACAATTGATGATGATGGTCTTTTCAAAGgaaataagaaatgttttatttaacgatgcaatcaacacattttatttacggttatatggcgtcaggcatatgattaaggaccacacagatattgagaaaggaaactccctgtcgccacttcataggctacacttttcgattagcagcaagggatcttttgtatgcaccacccagcagacagggtagtacataccacagcctttgatatacatgtcatggtgcactggctggaacaagagaaatagcccaatgggcccactgacgggggatcggtccccagaccgaccgtgcatcgagcgagtactttaccactgggctacattctgcccTTTTTTCAAAGGAAGACAATATATACAGTACCATGGGTTTTATTATACCAGTTGTTGGGCACTGATTGGGTCAGTAAAAATCTTGGTCCATCACATACCACTGAGCTGCATCATCACCTTGATGCCACATATTTTC
The sequence above is drawn from the Gigantopelta aegis isolate Gae_Host chromosome 6, Gae_host_genome, whole genome shotgun sequence genome and encodes:
- the LOC121374763 gene encoding ubiquinol-cytochrome-c reductase complex assembly factor 2-like, with product MTAARYKKFLKLCEQWPLDSSKAGRDLGSVLRQKVAEAFKQGESSKVDSVECDRMYECLQKLNTDHFKNKYPWTLDKGAAGLTYEQCKMAMSNEVLKELSKQR